One Papaver somniferum cultivar HN1 chromosome 10, ASM357369v1, whole genome shotgun sequence genomic window carries:
- the LOC113316700 gene encoding LOB domain-containing protein 24-like has translation MVMENLHPDITAQILSRVPQKSVSSCKRRKRFKFTRSRQGCAACKHQRKKCPPTCPLAPYFPRDKLSDFLNVREVFGVRNFLRLLEKANPWQQEAARTLIREADVRNKYPAVGMCGVSERLYRQLEGVTAERDLLREREILIARESTLEDLNIKFVAEKLVFPGELIRTFATVVLAFVPIGLLRSLYIRKTF, from the exons ATGGTCATGGAGAACCTTCATCCAGATATTACTGCACAGATTCTTTCCAGGGTGCCCCAAAAATCTGTTTCGAGCTGCAAACGA AGAAAGAGATTCAAGTTTACAAGATCACGTCAAGGTTGTGCAGCGTGTAAGCATCAGAGAAAAAAATGTCCACCAACATGTCCCTTAGCTCCATATTTTCCTAGAGATAAATTGAGTGATTTCCTGAATGTTCGTGAGGTTTTCGGCGTCCGTAATTTCTTGAGGCTATTGGAGAAGGCTAACCCTTGGCAGCAAGAAGCAGCTCGAACCTTAATCAGAGAAGCTGATGTTAGAAACAAATACCCTGCTGTAGGAATGTGTGGGGTTAGCGAAAGACTTTATAGGCAATTGGAAGGTGTTACTGCTGAACGGGATTTATTAAGGGAACGGGAAATATTAATAGCACGAGAAAGTACCTTAGAAGATCTAAACATTAAATTCGTTGCGGAAAAATTAGTCTTCCCCGGAGAG CTGATTAGAACCTTTGCTACTGTTGTACTTGCTTTCGTTCCTATTGGACTTCTAAGATCGTTGTATATCCGTAAAACTTTCTAG